From the Devosia sp. FJ2-5-3 genome, the window GAAGTTTACCGATGGTTAACCTTAACATGGAGCAAGCCGTCGCCCATTGCAGGCTCAGAACTTGAACGCGGCCTCGGCTGCCTTTCTGGTATCGCCGCGCGCAGCGATCGCAGCCTTGAGGCGAACGATTTCGCCCTCGAGCAGGGTGACGCGCTGTTCCAGCTCCTCGACGGACATCGCGTCGAGCGCCATGCCGACTTCATGCGCGGTGGGACGCTTGCGGTTCTCTTCCTCGATCATTGCAGTCTCCCATATGTGCCTTTGGCCACAGATTAGCGCAGCGGACTTGCCGAGCAAGCGCGGCTGGGCAAACATGTCGGCATGACATCATCACATTTGCTGCCGGCCGACATGCTGGCCACTGCCATTACCGCCCCAGGCGGACCAGAACAATTACTGCCGAAGCGGTTCCCCCTGCCCGAGATCGGCCCGGGCGACATCCTGATCCGCGTCGCTGCGGCGGGGGTCAACGGGCCTGACCTGGCGCAAAGGCGCGGCCACTACGACCCACCGCCCGGCGCCTCGCCCCTGCCGGGGCTGGAAGTGGCCGGCATTGTCGTGGCGCTGGGTGATGAGGTCACCAACCACCAGCTCGGCGCATCGGTGATGGCGCTGACCAATGGCGGCGGCTATGCGGAATATGTCGCCGTGCCCGCCGGCCAGGCTCTGCCGCTACCGGGTGGCTGGAGTTTTGCGGAAGCTGCGGCCCTGCCCGAAACCTGGTTTACAGTGACGCAGACCCTCGTCATGCGGGCAGGCCTGTCGCGCGGAATGAGCGTGTTGGTGCACGGCGCCTCGGGCGGCATTGGCGGGGCGGCCATCCAGATCGCCACCCTTCTCGGCGCAAAAGCCATCGGCGTCACCTCGTCCCCTCAGAAGGCAGATTACGCCATGGCGCTGGGTGCGATTGCCACGATCGACCGCGGCGAGGACATTGCGGCGCGCGTGCTCGAGCTGACGGATGGGAGGGGCGTCGACCGGGTTGTCGATGTCATCGGCGGGGCCATGGCTGCGGGCAATGTCGCCGCTTCCGCCCGAAACGGGCATATCGTTCTGATCTCGACGCTCGAAGGCGGCACCGCGCCGGTGCCGCTGCGCCAGATGATGGCCAAGGGCCTTACCCTCTCCGGCTCGACCCTGCGCCCGCAGGACAGCGCCACCAAACGCGCCATCGCCGAGCGGGTCGGCGCCTTCCTGCCCGCCCTAGCCTCGCCCAGCTGGCGCAAGCCGGATATCGCCATTTTCGAGATGGAAAAGGCATCGGAGGCGCATGCCGCCATGGAGGGGCGCGGCCATATCGGCAAGCTGGTGCTGCTGACCCCATACGGGCGCGAGCGCGCGGCGGATCTGTCTTAATAAATCCTTGGCAGAGTTGATAAGCGTTGCAGGATTGCGAGCAAAACTCTATATTGGAGGCAGTTTCCCCCTCAGCATTTGGCCAAGAGGCGGAGCGGCCCGGAGGAAAACCGGCCGCGCCACCAGGAGAGAATTGACATGTCCCAGCCCCTTTTGATGCCCAAGGCGACTGCCGTCTGGCTCGTGGACAACACTGCCTTGTCGTTCGAACAGATTGCCGCCTTCTGCACGCTGCATCCGCTGGAAGTCCAGGGCATTGCCGATGGTGACGTCGCCAGCGGCATCATGGGCGTCAACCCCGTGCAGAACGGACAGCTCTCGCGCGAGGAAATCGAGAAGGCCGAGAAGGATCCCAATTACCGTCTCAAGCTTTCCGATCCCAAGGTTCGCGTTGCCGCCGTCAAGCGCAAGGGCCCGCGCTACACCCCGATCTCGCGCCGCAATGAGCGCCCCAATGCCATCAAATGGCTGGTGCGCAATCATCCCGAGCTCAAGGACGCGCAGATCATGCGTCTCGTCGGCACCACCAAGTCGACCATCGACTCGGTGCGCGAGAACAGCCACTGGAATGCCGCCAATCTGACCGCGATGGACCCGGTGACGCTCGGCCTCTGCAGCCAGATCGAGCTCGACCTCGAGGTCAAGCGCGCGTCCAAGGATGCCGTGCAGACCAATGAGCTGCCCGAGGGCACCACCCTGCTCACCGCCGAGGAAGCACTGGCGCGCGCTGCTGCCCGCACCCATAACGACCTCAGCTTCGATGACGAAGGCGGGGAGCACCATCACCGCCCGGCGCCGAACAATGAAGAGTTCGATGCGG encodes:
- a CDS encoding DUF1192 domain-containing protein, with amino-acid sequence MIEEENRKRPTAHEVGMALDAMSVEELEQRVTLLEGEIVRLKAAIAARGDTRKAAEAAFKF
- a CDS encoding NAD(P)H-quinone oxidoreductase, with amino-acid sequence MTSSHLLPADMLATAITAPGGPEQLLPKRFPLPEIGPGDILIRVAAAGVNGPDLAQRRGHYDPPPGASPLPGLEVAGIVVALGDEVTNHQLGASVMALTNGGGYAEYVAVPAGQALPLPGGWSFAEAAALPETWFTVTQTLVMRAGLSRGMSVLVHGASGGIGGAAIQIATLLGAKAIGVTSSPQKADYAMALGAIATIDRGEDIAARVLELTDGRGVDRVVDVIGGAMAAGNVAASARNGHIVLISTLEGGTAPVPLRQMMAKGLTLSGSTLRPQDSATKRAIAERVGAFLPALASPSWRKPDIAIFEMEKASEAHAAMEGRGHIGKLVLLTPYGRERAADLS
- a CDS encoding cell cycle transcriptional regulator TrcR, with the protein product MSQPLLMPKATAVWLVDNTALSFEQIAAFCTLHPLEVQGIADGDVASGIMGVNPVQNGQLSREEIEKAEKDPNYRLKLSDPKVRVAAVKRKGPRYTPISRRNERPNAIKWLVRNHPELKDAQIMRLVGTTKSTIDSVRENSHWNAANLTAMDPVTLGLCSQIELDLEVKRASKDAVQTNELPEGTTLLTAEEALARAAARTHNDLSFDDEGGEHHHRPAPNNEEFDADSVFSKLKSLKSDTDE